GCCATGTTTGACGTTGGGACTTTTTTGGTACGAGCCCtgatgaaaaaaaacaacaactcaaGCTAGGTTCTGCTAGCTGGTTGACCAGTTCAGACCAGCTCCATATTGAACATGGTTTGACCAGCTCAAGCTATGTTTTGAAACACGTGGTCGCATGCACACTTGGCAGCTAAACGTGAAGGGATGAATAGGAATTATTTTATCTCCTTCTGTATGGCAAAAAAAGAGGCCCTGGCCCTTGACAGTTTTGTCGTTTTAAGGTGTGAGTTTCCATTCCTGAAAATGTTCAGAATGCCACTCCTTCAGTTGCAGCTCAGCTGCATATACTTTGAGCTGCCTATACAGCTGCATATATTTTGAGCTGCCTATATTTATACGAATTCTCATGATTACTATGATTCACATCTTGAACATACATTCTGAAGTACAGGAAATAGGCTCATGAGCCTAAACAAGAAACAAATCTAATGATATCAAATTGGTAGAAAACCCACTGAGCTATAggcagacattcacacacagtcaaaccgtATGATCCTATTGCCCAGTGAACACCGCAGTCACTGTGAAAAAGTGGTGGGTGTCACCAGGGAAAGGCCCTTCAATAAAATGTGCTTCTCACAAAATGGAggctgtgtaaaaaaaaaaacttacacAATGTAAAAGCACACTACGTGAATCGTAATGAATAAGGGTTGGCAAGTGTGCAGTTGTGTTAATTTGTCTATAGCTtactctctgcccctccctgtgAGCCTGCAGGCATGATGCATGCCCTCACTCCCGATCTcgcgctctccctcccccacaggaCAGCTGGTATTCGCTAGACCGAGCATGCCAAAGCAAAACATGCTCAGCCCATGAAATGAAGCAGACATTAGGAAAAGGGGGGTGGCAGAGGGAATCGCTCTCTCACAGTGGGTTGGGCATTTAACCCTGCAACCCTGTCTCAGTCTGGTCAAAACCACTTTTTATTTCACGGTCGGAGTCTGAAACGGGGCAGTAATGCCAATAACTGGAACAACACTTAATTCCTGCAGGAGGAACGACGGGATCCACTGGGCAAACGGGACCACGGAGAACGAAgtgacacataaacaaacagctGGAGAGAAGGTACGGGCGGAGTCCGGAGGGCATTATTCAGCGCACTGACCCTCGCTGCCGAGGGCTTGCCTGGTCTCCGTGGCAATGACTTTTGGGGCATTATTCCAAAGGATTAATGCTGCCACCTCTTTCAAGCAGGATTAGAAAATATCAACTCTCACTCTGCTGCATTTGATCTCAGAATACGCTCTGCTTAAATTAAATCAAATACACACTTTCTTTCCAACAAGAGTGGGAGAAGGTTTTGCCGAACCGACTGTGGTATTTTAGTTGCATGGTATTTCATATCTAAACAGGAGCCGcccatggctgatgtttatgtgcttgatgttttttttcctgCTGAGTAACTTTCAATTTCAGTATGAATCTCTATAACCGCCTACGCACTAAACAACAGCCTATGATAAAACTAGGACAAAAAAGCATGGGTTGAGAAATGAAAAGACTAGGCAAGGGTGGGGTGTTTTATGTTAAGACTTATGCACCATTTTCAGTGATTGTTATGCTAAATAGGCATGTGCCCATGCAAGGCCAAGTGGTTGAAAATTCTATGAGGTAAGAAACCACAAAGACATGAATCACGACATTCTAGTCTGCTGCTTCCAGTTTAGGCTCCTGTGAAACAGTCGGTTGGTTCACATCAGTGTACTTTTAAATACCGTACTACTTCCTACATCACATTtatattaatatgtaaaatatttTATGTATAGTAGATCACATGAGGAAAATACAGCCATTGACAAATTTCTTTGTGTCATATTCTCAAGAAACACCAAATTACGAGCATTTATCTGGTGTTTACATCTCCTAACTTTGCTACACCTAACAGTGCACACTCAATCCATTGTGATACTTGGATTCAACTTCCTTATTCAACCCACTATGGGCCATAACTGTAAATTGTAGGGTATTTATTTCCTTCTATCCTTTGTGACATGGCATGATGATAGAACCTGCAAAACACAAATGCAAAGAAATATTTAACAAGAATGGCTATAATGGGAATTCATTGCTATAATGGAAATTCATCGCTTTAAAATACTTCCTCCATTAAAACCGTCTTTGTATTTCTGTCACCTTCCAGATGAACGGCATGCGTGCCACAGTATTAGCGAGGCTGAGAGGCCTCTCCGCGCTGGCTGTGACGCTCCTGATCCTGGCGGACGTAAACGGGTGTGCGGGCTGCAGGACCGGCTTGCTGTCCGAGTGCGAGGAAGCCCCCTTCGTGCCGGGCTACAACCTGGCGGGCGAGGGCTTCGACGTGGTCACCATGCAGCGCAAAGGCGCCTACGTGATCGACGTCAAGTCCTACCTCACCCACAGCAACACCTGCACGCTGTGCCAGAACCCCTTCCAGGGCGGGCAGGCGCAGAAGATACCCGTGTCCGTGCTGGACTGGAGGACCGCCAGCCTCTGCAAGAAGCAGCTGTCCAGCGCCCTGCACCACTCCGTGGACTCCCTGGTGCGGAGCTCGGCCTCCCTGCTCAACATCGACTGGGCCATGGGCCTCAACCTGGATGAGACGGGCACGGCGGTACTTACGGGCAGTCGTTCAGAGGTCGCCCAGTTTGCCAGATCCCAGTTTAGCCTGGACAAGGCGACGTTCGCCACCCACGAGATCAGCTGCACGCACTACGGGTAGAGTCAAATCTTTAAGAAACATCTTGAAAACTTATCCTCAAAGTGATCATAGTTTTCAAAATACAATTTCCAAATGGTTGAACACATTTTGCAATACACCATGACAGTTTGAACACGCCATCTTTAAAGTGTTAACTGAATTGTATTATATGCTAATGGATGTTTTCTCTGAAAACAATGTTACAAGCATGAAGAAAATAGCTGTGTAAATGATGTGAAGCCTGTGGAGCTAGTAAGGGCAGACGACTcgagaagctccgccccctcacatGATGCATACATCTAATGGGAGGGGCTATATTAAGCAGCAACCTAACCTGTTCAGGCCCTTGCTCATTTTTCACTCTTGctgcatcttccctgatgcAATCATACAAAGCCTCCCTGCTGCCTGGTTCATTCTGCATGCTAAAGCCATAGCGCTGCCTGGTTCATTCTGCACGCTAAAGCCATAGTGCTGCCTGGTTCATTCTGCACGCTAAAGCCATAGTGCTGCCTGGTTCATTCTGCACGCTAAAGCCATAGTGCTGCCTGGTTCATTCTGCACGCTAAAGCCATAGTGCTGCCTGGTTCATTCTGCACGCTAAAGACATAGCACTGCCTGGTTCATTCTGCACGCTAAAGACATAGCACTGCCTGGTTCATTCTGCACGCTAAAGCCATAGTGCTGCCTGGTTCATTCTGCACGCTAAAGCCATAGTGCTGCCTGGTTCATTCTGCACGCTAAAGCCATAGTGCTGCCTGGTTCATTCTGCACGCTAAAGACATAGCACTGCCTGGTTCATTCTGCACGCTAAAGACATAGCACTGCCTGGTTCATTCTGCACGCTAAAGCCATAGTGCTGCCTGGTTCATTCTGCACGCTAAAGACATAGCACTGCCTGGTTCATTCTGCACGCTAAAGACATAGCACTGCCTGGTTCATTCTGCACGCTAAAGACATAGCACTGCCTGGTTCATTCTGCACGCTAAAGCCATAGTGCTGCCTGGTTCATTCTGCACGCTAAAGACATAGCACTGCCTGGTTCATTCTGCACGCTAAAGACATAGCACTGCCTGGTTCATTCTGCACGCTAAAGCCATAGTGCTGCCTGGTTCATTCTGCACGCTAAAGTCATAGCGCTGCCTGGCTCATTCTGCACACTAAAGTCATAGCGCTGCCTGGTTCATTCTGCAGGCTAAAGCCATAGCGCTGCCTGGTTCATTCTGCACGCTAAAGCCATAGCGCTGCCTGGTTCATTCTGCACGCTAAAGCCATAGTGCTGCCTGGTTCATTCTGCACGCTAAAGTCATAGTGCTGCCTGGTTCATTCTGCACGCTAAAGCCATAGTGCTGCCTGGTTCATTCTGCATGCTAAAGCCATAGTGCTGCCTGGTTCATTCTGCACGTTAAAGTCATAGTGCTGCCTGGTTCATTCTGCATGCTAAAGCCATAGTGCTGCCTGGTTCATTCTGCATGCTAAAGCCATAGTGCTGCCTGGTTCATTCTGCACGTTAAAGTCATAGTGCTGCCTGGTTCATTCTGCATGCTAAAGCCATAGTGCTGCCTGGTTCATTCTGCATGCTAAAGCCATAGTGCTGCCTGGTTCATTCTGCACGTTAAAGTCATAGTGCTGCCTGGTTCATTCTGCACGCTAAAGTCATAGCGCTGCCTGGTTCATTCTGCACGCTAAAGCCATAGTGCTGCCTGGTTCATTCTGCACGCTAAAGCCATAGTGCTGCCTGGTTCATTCTGCACGCTAAAGCCATAGTGCTGCCTGGTTCATTCTGCACGCTAAAGCCATAGTGCTGCCTGGTTCATTCTGCACGCTAAAGTCATAGCACTGCCTGGTTCATTCTGCACGCTAAAGCCATAGTGCTGCCTGGTTCATTCTGCACGCTAAAGCCATAGCACTGCCTGGCTCATTCTGCACGCTAAAGCCATAGCGCTGCCTGGTTCATTCTGCACGCTAAAGTCATAGTGCTGCCTGGTTCATTCTGCTGCACCGTCTGTTTTGGAATGTTGCCATTGCCCATATTACACGCTATTGATTTGCTAGCTGCTTTTGCTCAAATTATCCTGCTATTCCTAATTCATGCCATCAAAGTATTTGtgctcccaccaccaccccagcaTCCACCGGTGAGCTCTGCTTCTCAAGATCCCCATGAGGGGGGTTTGTAGCCACTCCCTGTTTCATTCCATTACATtaatggcatttggcagacgttcttatccagagcgacgtacagttgattagactaagcaggagacaatcctcccctggagcaatccagggttaagggccttgctcaagggcccaaTGGCTGTGCAGATCTTATTGTGTACACCGGGATTAGAATCATCAACCAGTTGTCTGACTGAACTAAAAAATATGCAATTGTCTGAAAATGTTGCATAATGCGATTTTGTTCATGCTGTATGCAatattttcaattaaaaaaCATTGTTTGTATACACTCTTTTGTCACCTTTGTAGGTACAGACTGGCTGACCATCCAACACTCAGTGGGGAATTCTCTAAATATCTTCAGAGATTGCCCCCGAAGTACGACCGCCAAACACGCTACCTGTACCGGCGGATGATTGACACGTACGGGACCCATTTCATCCGGCAGGTGCGCCTGGGCGGCAGGGTGAGGCGGATCACGGCGTTCCGCACCTGTCTCGCGACGCTGCAGGGCTTCTCTGAGAGGGAAATCCAGAAGTGCTTGGACGTGGAGATGAAGATTGCACTGGGGTTCCTTCCGGTCAATGTGTCCTTCACCCACAAGTGCAGCAGCATTCTCAAGGACAACATGACGGTGGGTTTCTACCAGGGGTTCATGACTCACAAGATTGAGGTCATGGGGGGAGAGAAGTACTTCCCGGACGTCCTGTTCAACGAGAACCCCTCGTCCGCCTACAGCAGCTGGATGGCCAGCTTAAACGACAGCCCCGACGTGATCTCCTACTCCATCTTTCCCCTCCACAACCTGGTCAGTGACTCGCAGGTGAGCGACAACCTAAGAAAAGCGGTTTTGGAGTACATAGAGGAGAACAAGCTTGAGATGGCCAACAGGGAAGCCAACACCTGTGCCCCTGCCCCCAACCTGGACCACAACTGCTGTCCGTTGCGTGCCGGTCTGGGCCATTTGTGGGTGGCGGTGAAGAAAGCCGCCAACTTGAAGCCGGATTACTTTTCCCAGGCTGACGGCTTCGTGAAGGTGTGGTACAACGGACAGTACGAACAGACGGATGCGATCGCCAACGACAACCATCCTGTTTGGAATGCGGTTTATGATTTTGGCACGGTGGAGCTGGGTCATCAAATAATGTTTGAGGTCTGGGAGGACGATACGTTTTTCGATGACTTCCTGGGTCAATGCAAAATCTACCCCGAAAGAGGTCTTCACTCGTATAGCTGCCAACTAAATACAGGAGTCTTCTATTTCACCTATAGGGTCACATGTGATGTGCATCTGACTGGTTACAGGTGTGGAAGATACTCCCCGGGCAATTAAGAGATACCATTTACCTCTGAACATTTCAGAATCCAAGGCTAGCTTTGTGAAAGTCCTTGGTTATGGGACAATTTCTGATGTCCTTTTTGTTCGCTCTTTTATGTCAATATGCACACATTATTTTCAATTCAACAATTACTTGATAGTCATATTTCTTCAACTGTACAATATGTTTCTGTTTGACAGTACATTTACAGGACAAATAAGCAAGTCACACAACCTTGCAATGTACTACGCAGCTTTCTCTTTTAACTGTGAAAATACTCATATTGCCTAATTATATTGGTCAATGGACATTTCACTTACAGCAACTCCAAACAACAATACATTGCAAGTAAAGCAGGTGAAGATTAATtctattcacaaataaatgaaacATGTACTGCCTATTATGTGTGTAGTTCATTCCCCACTGAAAGATGGTATATTGGACCTTCTGCAAAGGATGCCCTGATGTTTTCTTGCTCAAAGGAAAGACTGAAGAAACTTCCACTTCTAGCTCCAAGAAGGAACATTTAAGGGGTTGGAATGTCCTTAAAGATGACGGACCTCGGCCAATTTACAGGTCAGGAGCAAAGGAAGGAAAAAATAGGAGAAAAATAAGTGACTGGAATGAGCCCTAAATGTGTTCCATTTCCTGATGCAGAACAGGAATCTCAGCCGTGCACTTGATTTGTCATATTAAGGGGATGTCAGTAACACTTCCTGGTTCTTTAAAAAAGCTATCGGACTATAACACCTTCACAACTACTACATTGCTATCCAAAAATATTTGTCAATAAATACCAATAGGCTTATGGTGTGTGTCATATAGCTAGCATAGCATGGCAATGACACATTCTTCCACAGTGGTGAAAGGCCTAGTTGATGTAATTCAGAtgaacatttatgtattattatgtatGCTTAGTCACGAATGCACATGTGAAGCAACAATTTTGATGTGGAGGTTAATACCACAACTTTATCATATCTTTATCGTATCCTACTATGAACCAGGAAACCTGTAAACTGTTATAATGAACTTCAAAACAATTATATTTATTCTTACACAAAACATTTGACAAAATGAGTAACCAGGAGACTAATTTAAAGCAAAACTCCAATATGTTTGAAGCCATTTTTTAGAGACATAATAGTTTGCTGTGATTAGTTTCTTCACAAGAGCTGCCTTTTGTTTTCCGATGTTATGTACAGTGGATCATGTTGTGAGATCTTTGCTGTCACTGCAGCTCTTGAAACAGTAGGTTTGGAGACACAGATTGTAGATAACTTCTGCAATTAAACGGTTTACCTATTTGCTTTTGCAGTTTTGAATCACTGAACTTGCTGTTTCAAGGCCCCTGTTCATTTTAACAGCAATGGATAAGCATCCCAGCAGGCTTCCGGGTGTGAAGTTGAGTAAGCAGATACCACAGTAGATAAGATTACTGGCATATATCATTACACATAAGCCTCCTTCTTTGCTTCTCACCAAAGGAGATAGAGAAGTGAAGATTCAGGTAATTTCATGTCAGCCAATTGTTTCTCAAACTTAAAAGTCATGCTTCCAATTCAGTTTTGTTTATTAGAATTGCCTTGATGATTAAATTGAACCTATTCTATTTTTTCAGTTGCGTTTATATCTTCTCTAGGAGCAAAAAGGTTTTAAAGATAGTACTCTGGTGACTGTAGCACAATGTAAATGCTATGTTGCTGTTTATTGTATATGAGATATTCACTGTTGCTTTTTCagtttatttgtattattgAAACCTGTTTTTTAATATACAAGCACAGTTTTTCAATATACAGTTAAATGCAAAAGTATTGGGACAGTGACCCATTTTTTCATACTGTTGGCTCTGTACTGGAATTTTAAATAAAAAGAATAAGAGGTTAAAGtggagactttcagctttaattagAGGGTATTAACATCCATATTGGGTGATCTGTGTAGAAATTACATTCTATTTTATACATAGTCCCCCTATGACTGCTGTACAACATGGGATGTTGGCAGATTATGTGTTAGCACTCATTCCATTCTCATTTGGAAACCTCAGTCTTGGTGGTTGTTTTGCATATTAGAGGTACCTTCTGATTTTCTAAACGCAGTTACTATGATCAAGTTTTTCCAGCTAAACAAGGAAATAAGCTGTATTCTCTGGTGTAAAATCCAGCTATGACCAGCTTGAAATACCAGCTGTTTAAATACATAGCTTGAGCTGGTTGAGTATAGGGCTGCTCAAACTCATCAACCAGCTACCAGCTGTTTCAAACACTAGCTTGAGCTTTTTTTTCAGCAGGGTTGTCTTGGTACAGTAGCTTACTGCCAGTTAAAATCACATTAATCAGTCAACATGTTTGTTAGTTACGGTTCTGCTGTATATAGAGCTGAAAACCAGTGTTTATTCtgtaagttttttttcttcttctctacagTTATCTGCTGAGACCGTCTGCTTCACTTTGAGTGTGGATAAAGTGCCATGGTACTGATAAGATCCACTCACACTATCCATACTAGATGCTCAATCATTTTCATTTGTGCAAATACAAACCTGTGCTCTCTGACCATCTTGTTATTTGTTGAATTCCAAAACATGTAATTCAAGGGGAAAAAATGCAAGAGATGAGTTGAGACATTTCAACTCAGATCTGTTGGGCTCATGCGAATTTTACACATTGCTAAATGGGGCTCTGTTGTTGCATATGCTAATGGTAATGCTTAGGCAAAAATATTCTGCACCTATGTTATTAAAGTAATTTAATTTATTCATTGAGACATTCTACCAGTGCTGATATCCAGTCCAACAGCACTGGAACCTTTTAATGTATCACTCCGCTTTCCACTAAAAAGTGGCAGAAAAGTGTCATTCTGCAAGAAACGTGTATTTCCCTAGTTGCATTATCAATAGAAACATGCAAACAAATGGCGCCTGGACAACAAAAACGATACCAATGCTAATGGAGTGGGTGAGAGTTAGGACTGGGAAATGAGGTGCAAATCATGTGCTCCTTGAGACGataaaaaagaaagacattTACATTATAAAAGAAGattgtccctctctctacctccacaatCATAGCACAAGTCTGCATTATTCTTTTACAGGAAGCAAAGAAAAGGAATGTTAATCTGTTCAAAAAAATTGCAGTGTCAACATTTTTCTCTTCAAACTCTCTTCAAACTGTATAAACTGAAGAAACCTTTCAAGATTTAACTTCACTTTAAATTACTCAACTAATATTTAGTTGCATAACCATTGTTTTTGATAACTGCTGCGCACCTGCATTGCATCTGGCACCTAGAAACAGGTATTTCAGCCCAGGATGAACAAATTACATTCCACAGTTCCTGTGAATTTTTGGGTTTTGCTTCAGGGACTGCATTTTTAATGTCAAGTTTTCAATGGGGTTGAGGCCGAGGAATTGAGCTGGCCACACTCCATTACCGCTATCCTTTTTGTCTGGAACCAAGATGTGGCTCGCTTACTCATGTGTTTGGGGTTGCTGTCTTGTTGAAACACCCATTTCAGGGGC
The Osmerus eperlanus unplaced genomic scaffold, fOsmEpe2.1 SCAFFOLD_371, whole genome shotgun sequence DNA segment above includes these coding regions:
- the LOC134016468 gene encoding perforin-1-like translates to MPITGTTLNSCRRNDGIHWANGTTENEVTHKQTAGEKMNGMRATVLARLRGLSALAVTLLILADVNGCAGCRTGLLSECEEAPFVPGYNLAGEGFDVVTMQRKGAYVIDVKSYLTHSNTCTLCQNPFQGGQAQKIPVSVLDWRTASLCKKQLSSALHHSVDSLVRSSASLLNIDWAMGLNLDETGTAVLTGSRSEVAQFARSQFSLDKATFATHEISCTHYGYRLADHPTLSGEFSKYLQRLPPKYDRQTRYLYRRMIDTYGTHFIRQVRLGGRVRRITAFRTCLATLQGFSEREIQKCLDVEMKIALGFLPVNVSFTHKCSSILKDNMTVGFYQGFMTHKIEVMGGEKYFPDVLFNENPSSAYSSWMASLNDSPDVISYSIFPLHNLVSDSQVSDNLRKAVLEYIEENKLEMANREANTCAPAPNLDHNCCPLRAGLGHLWVAVKKAANLKPDYFSQADGFVKVWYNGQYEQTDAIANDNHPVWNAVYDFGTVELGHQIMFEVWEDDTFFDDFLGQCKIYPERGLHSYSCQLNTGVFYFTYRVTCDVHLTGYRCGRYSPGN